Within Mobula birostris isolate sMobBir1 chromosome 12, sMobBir1.hap1, whole genome shotgun sequence, the genomic segment CTCAGAACAAACAAGGTTTTCACATTCCAGTAAGCGGCTAGTTCCTGGAGTTGAGGTTTCATGTAGATATCCTGAAAGGTCCTGAAACAGCCAACCAGGGTAACAAAAGTTTCATCGTCCTCATCTGCCACAATATACTGGAGCAGAGGTACCATTGGAGCTATACCAGTTCCTGAGGCAAATAGCAGAAGCTGCTCATACTGACGGGTACAAACAAAGCAAACGGTGTGAGCACATTGCCACTTTGAAGTTTATTTCAGTAAGCACAGTAAGTTGGCACACACACTTTACCCATTAACCTCCTTTTTAATGTATGAAACTGGAGAAGCAATTTTATACAACACCTTGACAGCTGTTTTATATTCAAGCTACAATGATTTGTCATAAGAATGTGATCATTTTAATACTGAAATCTATCGCTAAATTAACAATCTTCCAAAGACATTTTTTTATTCCTTCAGGAGGTAAAAATGACAGGAAAATCTTCATGAGGATTGTTTCTTCCTCTAATTGATCACAATATATATTAGGATTATATTTATGTATTGCAAACCCCAATTTCCAAGCTGAGTGACTTACTTGATTCGGTTTGTATGGAAACCCTCCAAAAGGGCCCCTCCAGCAAACAGTATCCGTCTCCTTCCAGGTCTTTATATGTTGAGACATTAATCCATCTTTATAGATCTACTAGAGACAAAGCAGAAATTAAGCGACTGGATGGTTGCACACATTTCTCATTGCTTGAGATCTTATGTTACATATTAAAATAGGAGAGTTGCACTGTATGGCTGTGTCATTAATTACTCCGTAGCAGTAACAGAAATGTTAAAGTTTGACTACAGAATAGTGATGGCACACTACCTTTATCAGAACTTCAAAATAACCTTCTGCATTCACAGGACTCACTGGAGTATATGCTCTTTGGACCGCCAGACCATTGATAACGCCCCTTTAAGTTAAATAAACAATATGGACTCAGCTAAATCATGATGCATCCAGACAAATAATCCTACCCACCCTATAAGGACCCCAGACCATACCCTTGGTCACCTGCATGGCTACGCCATTTTCCTACACCTGCTTTCACTGTCCAAGATGTTTTTCTCTTATTCTCACCTTTCTCAGTTTCCACGACTTCCCTAATCACAATACTGCTAGTGAACCCGAGGCTTTCATAGCAACACTGTTACCTGAAGGTCCAATAACATTCTCAAAATTTTGCAAATCCATTCATTTGGATCATTTGCTCCAAATTTCTAATGTTTATATTGTAATATAAACATTTCAGAAAGCACTTTAGTTTATAATTCCATTGAAAAAATTTAAACCAGATTATATAGCAATACTCTATAGAACAAATTTCTGATAATATCTTTTGGTTTGATAAAATCTGCTGCTGAGCCCAGACAAAGAGGGTGACAAATAGAATGCACTTGAAAAAGATATCGATTAACTCGTCAGTGAGACACCTTAAAGGATTTCATTTCAACAAAATAACATTATATTTCCACAAAAGAGCTCTGGTTACAGCTGCATTTTACTCCCCTCAAATGATAACTCACTGTTGTATGAAGGAATTCTCCATTCTACGGAGAAAATGTGAATATGTAATACCATGGATAATTGTAAATGTAGAGATCTCTTACTTTGCCACAATGTGCTGCCCCACAGTCAATCCAAGACAGCAGCCACTGGGAAGCTGGAATCTATATAAATAAGTATCGGCTGCCTGCTGCTCCACGTATACTATCTGAAAAGCGCTCCAGTTCTCAGCTGTAATTAACTGCAAATCATTCTGGTTTGACTGAAACAAGATAGGAAAGAGAACAGTAGCAAATTAATAGCAGCAAATGCCATTTAATTTCTGTTCCATCCGAGCAATTTCATGCTGACACAAGGATGATTGAGATGTTAACGCCcacaactttcatgtgtgttggcATCAAGATGAATTACAAACTGTGCCACAATACATTGTTTTCATTTCACATTCTGGCACCCAGGAATCATTCTACTCCCAACCTGTCTAAATAAACTTTCCATTGCAGTTATTAAATAGTTTTGATGAAAACTGGTGTCTTTTATTGATATATGATTTCTGAAGCCATCACAGGATTTTTTTTGTAAATGTATGATTTTAGATAATTTGTTATGATTGAACTGAAAGATTAATAAGCATGTATGCAGCCCGTTTCACTTCCACTCATAATTATTCCACCTAATAATGAAGCACTGGACATTGTTACACAAAGTGGGCCTCATCTCAGAACTCTGCTGCATATACAAGTGCTGGAAACCCCTGATCAGCAATACCTGCATTAGCCTCACTTTACTCAGGACGAGCATGACAGTATACTATAAAGCAAACACAAGAAagattgcagatactggaaaaagGGCAACATACTAAAAGAATAAACAATTAAGCAGTctaagaattaaacagtcagatccAACAATTCCCCCCCCTTGATTCTAGATCACATGATTAGAATTATTACATCAGAAAATTCAGAGGCAGGAAAACATGTGGTATCTATGTTAAGTACACAATAATCAAAAGCTATTCAAGTTATGAAATATCAAAAGGCCGACACTGTATCTTCTTCAAAGTATTCATAAGATTATGTCATGGTTAGGAAGATTATGTGAGTTTGAACTATTCTATTAATGATCACCTTTAACTaagtaaaaatataaattatgatAAGGCATATTAGTATGAATATTAGTACTCATAGTCAGTAggcaaaataacaaaaatataATATCTAATAATATAATAACTTCATAATATCCAGTAGTTTCCGACTTGCTTTAAGTCTTCTGGCTGGTTGATGATTTGCTCACTGTAACCTAGCAGGGTAGGTACAGCGGCCAAGAGGTTACCAGCACATTAATCACCGCACTTTTTGTCCTCATCAGATACCACTTCAGCTCACATGTAGTGGCTGGCGAGTTTCCACTTACAGTACTTTTACTTTCACTGCCTAGTTAGTAGTTAACAGTATTTGATAAGAACCTTCCAATCCAGCTCCCAGTGGTTCCttatgcccctcctccccctcgtatcccatccgttatttattttatatatatattctttttctctctctcctttttctctctctgtccctctcactatacccctcgcccatcctctaggcttcacccctccccctttctttctccctgggcctcctgtcccatgatcctctcatatcccttttgccaatcacctgtccagctctgtctccatccctcccccctcctgacttctcctatcagtttggatctccccctccccctcccactttcaaatctcttactagctcttccttcagttagtcctgacaaagggtcccggcctgaaatgtcgactgtacctcttcctagagatgctgcctggcctgctgcgttcaccagcaacttttaagaatGCTGTCAGTCTCCATGTTCGTGAGTTAAGATGACCATCATGTAGTCATGTTTCTCGTTGACCTATCGGGCAAATGGTTTATCTGTATCGGGGCTTCCCAAAGCAGGTGCAGTACACAATACCAACTTTAAAGTTTGACAAGTTCTTCATTAAGAGTCACAGGGCTGTTTGAGTGCTTGCTGCCCCTCAGGTTGTTGAATGGTTGAGTAGTTTTAGCATATGAATCGACCCATGCTCTGTTGTAGTTGCACAAACCCAGAAATGACTAAAGCTGCTAACCTGTTGTAGGAGGATTCGCTGGCTTAACAGCTTTTGCACAATCCTCGGTGATTTCCCACTTACCTTAGGAAATTATTTCCCCTTTTGCAATTGTGCTTTATCTAGATTCACTTTCTAATCCTTCGTAGATGGATAATCAAACAAATAAAGCATATCATGTCCATGATGGTCTGCAGCTTCAGATGCAATTAGGAAATCATCCACATATTGTATGACAGTCGAATCAATGACTGGTAGGTCTCAGGTGTTGTCTAACAGCCATTTGATAGACAGCGGGACTGTTGTGGATGAAGCTGCCACGGGGCTCCACTGGCATTGTTGACCATCAGCTAGAAAAGCCAACTATGATTGACATTCAGATATCAGTGGTACAAACCAGAATCCACTGGCCACATCAATAACTAAGTCACTTGCATGATAGCTTCTGGGCATTGAAAATAGTTGATGAATCTGCCACTATCTTGTCAATACATTGATCAATAATGGtttcaccttcagtcctgtgtggCTTCACTCACTTGTTCTTTATTGGAACAAGCTGTGATAGCTTGTCCCACCATGGAACACtggtgcaggaaagcaacatccatcatcagggacctccaccacccataCGATGCTCTCTTGTTGCTGCTGCCAtgaggaaggtggtacaggagaccCAGGTCTCAT encodes:
- the LOC140206027 gene encoding NADH-cytochrome b5 reductase-like isoform X1 yields the protein MFAIVLALQWVEEARPDYVLLCSDSFSVLTSIKTGISNVMAENYDEWLSLRPREPLPTQCCGSGCNPCVFDIYEKELMQWKQARTKGVQHLLSKDNESNQNDLQLITAENWSAFQIVYVEQQAADTYLYRFQLPSGCCLGLTVGQHIVAKGVINGLAVQRAYTPVSPVNAEGYFEVLIKIYKDGLMSQHIKTWKETDTVCWRGPFGGFPYKPNQYEQLLLFASGTGIAPMVPLLQYIVADEDDETFVTLVGCFRTFQDIYMKPQLQELAAYWNVKTLFVLSQEHNMKHLLRSYQEKTYLGRINGDLVKNFVNSCRRKPFILICGSITFSKDILNYLSKLGLSEDLYFVL
- the LOC140206027 gene encoding NADH-cytochrome b5 reductase-like isoform X2, with the protein product MAENYDEWLSLRPREPLPTQCCGSGCNPCVFDIYEKELMQWKQARTKGVQHLLSKDNESNQNDLQLITAENWSAFQIVYVEQQAADTYLYRFQLPSGCCLGLTVGQHIVAKGVINGLAVQRAYTPVSPVNAEGYFEVLIKIYKDGLMSQHIKTWKETDTVCWRGPFGGFPYKPNQYEQLLLFASGTGIAPMVPLLQYIVADEDDETFVTLVGCFRTFQDIYMKPQLQELAAYWNVKTLFVLSQEHNMKHLLRSYQEKTYLGRINGDLVKNFVNSCRRKPFILICGSITFSKDILNYLSKLGLSEDLYFVL